Genomic DNA from Oncorhynchus mykiss isolate Arlee chromosome 2, USDA_OmykA_1.1, whole genome shotgun sequence:
atacctccctctgtaactggatcctggacttcctccctctgcaactggatcctggactttgtGACGGGctgctcccaggtggtaagggtaggcaacaaaacATCTGCCATGCTGGTACTCAATATGGgcgcccctcaggggtgcatgcttattcacatcctgtactccctgttcaccaataactgtgtggccaagcacaacaTAAACACCATCAGTAAGTTTGCTTAcgacaaaacagtggtaggcctgatcactggaAATGATgagactatagggaggaggtcagagacctggcagtgtagtgccaggacaacaacatctccctcaatgtgagcaagacaaaggagctgatcgtggtctACAGGAAAATGAGAGCCAAACACgaccccattcacatcgacaaggctgtagtggaacgggtcgagagcttcaagttccttggtgtccacatcaagacagtcgtgaagagagcatggcaacacctattccccctcaggagactgaaaagatttggcatgggtccccagatcctcaaaaagttttacagctgcactatcgagggcatcctgaccagttgcatccccgcctggtatggcaactgctctggatCCGACTGTAAGgttctacagagggtagtgcgtaagacccagttcatcactgggaccaagcttcctgccattgatgacctctatactaggcatgtcagaggaaggcccaaaaaattgtcatagactccagtcacccaagtcatagactgttctctctgttaccgcatgccagcggtaccggagtaccaagtctaggtccaaaaggctccttaacagattctacccccaagccataagaatgctgaacagttaatcaaatcgctacccagactattttcatagctactcgctgtttattatcaatgcatagtcactttacccatacctacatgtaaatattacctcaactacctcaactTACCTGTACCTCTGTACATAGACTCGGTACCTGTACACCctttatatagccttgttatGGCTATTTTATTGTAACTTTTTTaccttagtttatttagtaaatatttttgtaactctatttttcttaaaactgcactgttggttaagatcttgtaactaagcatttcacggtaaggtctacctgttgtatttggcacatatgacaaatacaatttgatttgattttaagtgGGGAGAAATGGCTGTGGCTCTGGTGGCTGAGGTCTCTGATGATCTTGGCCTTCCTTTTGAAGGTGTCCTGGCTTAGCTACAATCCTACCACAATACTAGTTGACAACAACTATTGCCCCTGACATGACCACTAGATTGCGCTGTAGGGCTACTACATCTAGCCACAGGTATAAACGTAAACAGACCATCAGTCCCGACCGTGTTGCCTCACCCCTATGTATTgaccattgagaggctttgaagccaccttTCAGCCATGttggcactccccagtaggagcagtccttcATAGGAATCAGTGgagaattctacagtatttcaatcagtggaggctgctgagaggaagaCAGCtcgtaataatggctggaatggagtaaatggaatggtatcaaacacatgagaaaaaaaacaaaacatttgtttgataccattccatttactccattctgGACATTATTAtgtgccgtcctcccctcagtagcCTTCACTGATTTGATTAAAGGCAGACTCAGCGATATTTATTTTAtgtttaatttcacctttatttaaccaggttctcatttgcaactgcgtcctggccaagataaagcatagcaacaacacagagcgacacatacaacaacatagagttacacatggaataaacaaaacataatcaataatacagtagaacaaaagaaaacaaaaagtctatatacagtgagtgcaaatgaggtaagataagggagttaaggcaataaataggttatggtggcgaagtaattacaatatagcaattaaacgctggaatggtagatgtgcagaagatgatgcaagtagagatactggggtgcaaaggagcaagataaataaataaataaatagtgtatggggataaggtaggtagatagatgggccatgtacaggtgcagtgatctgtgagctgctctgacagctggtgcttaaagttagtgagggagatatgagtctccagcttcagagatttttgcagttcattccagtcattggcagcagagaactggaagaaaagacaaccaaaggaggaattggctttgggggtgaccagtgagatatacctgctagagcgcgtgctacgagtgggtgctgctatggtgaccagtgagctgagataaggcggggctttacctatcaGAGACTTGTAGacaacctgtagccagtgggtttggcgacgtgtatgaagcaagggccaaccaacgagagcgtacaggttgcaatggtgggtagtgtatggggctttggtgacaaaacggatggcactgtgatagactgcatccagtttgttgagtagagtgttggaggctattttatagatgacatcaccgaagtcaaggatcggtaggatggtcagttttacgagagtatgtttggcagcatgagtgaaggatgctttgttgcgatataggaagctgattctagatgtaattttggattggagatgcttaatgtgagactggaaggagagtttacagtctaaccagacacctaggtatttgtagttgtccacgtattcaaagtcagagccgtccagagtagtgatgctggacaggcgagcaggtgtaggcagtgatcggttgaatagcatgcacaTAGTTTTCCTtacgtttaagagcagttggaggccacggaaggagagttgtatggaattgaagctcgtctggatgttatttaacacagtgtccaaagaggggccagaagtatacagattggtgtcgtctgcgtagaggtgtaccagagaatcaccagcagcaagagcgacatcattgatgtatacagagaagagagtcagcccgaggattgaaccctgtggcacccccatagagacagccagaggtccggacaacaggccctccgatttgacacacacactaaactctatcggagaagtagttggtaaaccaggcgaggcaatcatttgagaaaccaaggctgtcgagtctgccaataagaatgtggtgattgacagagttgaaagccttggccaggtcgatgaatacggctgcacagtaatgtctcttatcgatggcggttatgatgtcgtttaggaccttgatcgtggctgaggtgtacccatgaccagctctgaaaccagattgcatagtggagaaggtacggtgggattcgaaatggtcgataatatgtttgttaacttggctttcgaagaccttagaaagacagggtaggatagatataggtctgtagcagtttggtcttttgaagagggggatgaccgcggcagctttccaatctttgggaatctcagacgatacgaaagagaggttgaacaggctagtaataggagttgcaacaatttctgcaggtaattttagaaagagagggtccagattgtctagcccggctgatttgtaggggtccagagtttgcagctctttcagaacatcggctatctggatttgggtaaaggactAATGGTGGGgactttggcgggttgctgtggagggtgccggggaGTTGACCGAGgcaggagtagccaggtggaaagcatggccagccgtagagaaatgcttattgaaattctcaattatagtggatttatcggtggtgacaggaggtgctcttattctccatggactttacagaacCTTTTTTAGTTAGTACTAcatgatgcaaatttctgcttgaaaaagctagccttagctttcctaactgcctgtgtatatttgttcctaacttccctgaaaagttgcatatgaCGGGGGCTaatcgatgctaatgcagaacaccacaggatgtttttgtgctggtcaagggcagacaggtctggagtgaaccaaggactatatctattcctagttctacaattttttgaatggggcatgcttatttaagatggtgaggaaggcacttttaaagaaaagccaggcatcatctactgacgggatgaggtcaatgtcattccaggaaaccccggccaggtcaattagaaaggcctgctcgcagaagtttTTTAAGgtgcgtttgacagtgatgagtggaggccgtttgacctttgacccattatggatgcaggcaatgaggcagtgatcttgattgaaaacaggtgtatttggagggtgagttagttaggattacatctatgagggtgcccgtgtttacggatttggagcCGTACcgggtaggttcattgatcatttgtgtgagattgaggacatcaagcttggattgtaaAGGTAGATATGATGTAGACGCAAAGAGTAAACatcatagtgggtcaatttctgcAACAACTAAGAGTGTTGAATGGCAAGGCTCCACTTCTACGCTATTTTGGTCCCGTGGCTACCACGCTCTAACAGCCTGAAGCAAACCCATGCGCGTGCGCAGTGACTGTGTCTTGCATCTGGCTTATTTcaatatctgcggtgctgctGGTGGCAATGTCatttcgctgagtctacctttaaatgtttcaaggacaaaattacatgtatttaagtttttttatttttattattgttgTATGGGAGACCGAAACATTCGtgatctaaatatatatatatatatatatatatatatatatatatatatatatatatatatatatatatatatatatatatatatatatatatattacacacactttAAGGTTTgtgttattttacattttttatgtttagctcacataatataataaaaaaatatgcattaaggtgtctgtaatataataaatgcatttctatagcttccaaaatatttttttcaacgGTGGAGGGAGGACTTCAGATGGAGGCACGCTGGCTTTAACACATCATTGGTCCCGACAAACTGTACCATCTGCATCATGATGACTTGCACGCTAACGGAATGGTGCGTGGATCGTGAACATGCAGAAAAATGGAGACGTGAGATGAGTAGATATTCATGTTCAAATGATTGCCAATATGTTTTCCACATTTCTTTGTAGAAAGATCATCAATTCGAGGCAATTGATGTCAGGTCAGAACCGACTATTATTGCATGATATCAGTCATAAAAACAGCAACAATGTTGCGACAGAGACGAGGAGCAACAATATTGCGTTTGTTGAACGCTGCCTCGTAATCTACAAGGTGGGGGTGGCTCATGTGCAATTTATTTTAAAGCCTAATAACTCACTATATAGTAAAATGAATgaacatttgttttttttaataccTTTGTCATTTTTACATTTATGAAGATTATAGCAATGCTTGCAAGTTGCAACAAGACAATCTCTGCTTTTTGTTTCAGATAGAGAAGTTGATGTGGATATCTTGATGTGCCTTTTCAACTTTGTCTGATGTACTGATGACACCATCAACACAGAGGCTGAGATGTCTGCAGCAGAACCAGAGGCCtgtgccctctcctcttcttcactTGATGTGAAAGAGAAATGTCAGTACTATGGCAATTCTAGCTCTGATCCTCCCACTGAACCACATCCAGACATGGACATGTTCTGGTACACATTCATATTAAACCTATATCTCTAAATCTCCAGATATTCCCATGATTGAATTGTTATTGACTGAATATGTTGATGTCATTTTGTCACTGCAGCTGTCACAGTGTCCAGGATTCCTTACTGAGCTCTGACAGCCGCTTCACAAACTATAGAGGGATTCTCAACTGGATCATTATCCTTCTGGTGAGTCATTCTCTCTGGATACTAAATGTGATCCTACTAAATGTGATCAAGTTCTATACGCTAtgcagggaaagagaagagaccAATATTGTTGTATTTTGTGTGTTGTTTTTTCAGATCTTGACCCATGCTCACCTGTTCCTGGATAACTTTATACAGTGagtacacacacggacacacactcaattagcaatgaatgtgttttattttttctctGACATACCCTCATCTGAACAGACATGGCTTCTTGATTGACTTGAGGAAAGTCTTGGAGCACCTTATGGAGGACCATTACAACTGGCCGTCTGTCAACCTCATACTGGGTGAGGCTTTGTCACCACTGCACTATTGTCAGCTTAACCAACTGCACAAGGAATATACTGTTAATGAATTTGAGTAATAAACTCACTCATCCTTCATGCTTCTCTCACCTTTGCAGCTGCCAATATGTTTGCTATTGCTGCTCTGCTACTTGAGAGGTGTCTGGATAAGGTGAGACAGTTCTACCCTTGGCTTTTCAAATAAGAGAGGCTAGGCTATGTGGACTGTCTCACAAAGGTTGATATGTGGGTGTTGATTCTAGGGAACACTATCCCCAAGTGCAGGGCACTGTTTACACCTGGGGAACCTGGGATTACTAACACTTTTCCCTGCTGTCATCATTCTATATGATACTTCAATATCAACAGGTAAATACCGCAAGTATGATCTGCACAGATATTGACCTGTACCTGAAATTCCAGGTTGTTATGGCTCCATTGCAATAGAGTATATTTAGCTTTGTGTGGATGTGCAACCTCAATTTAAGATGATGACTCACCCTGTCTGGTGAAACTGTTTCACTATCTGCCTATCAGGGGGAGCATATTTCTCACTCTGGACCTACACTGTTCTTGGGCTCAAGCTTTATTCTTACCAAGAAACCAACAGTTGGTATCGTCAGGGGTCTGTTCCATCTCCAGGTATGTCAGTGGGAACCGTTTTGTTTTTCCTTCGTGGCTGCAGTTACCGCTGGTTGATTTCCTGCAGTTATCACTAATTGTAATTACTGCTTAGGCTGAAGATAATTCCTCTGTTGTTTGGATTTCTGGTGTGGTGAATATCTGTATCTGTTTTCCAGGAACGGACAAGTGTGTATTACATGAGACAAAAAAACATATAGAACACCTACCTATTAAAGGTGAGAACGTCATTCTTTCTCACGCGTAATGGCTTGTGCACAATTTCTGCCTGTCTAGTTGTAGACTAAGAACACATAGACAGTTAATGACATTGTTCTCTCTGTCAGACCTTTACTACTTTCTCCTGGCGCCCACTTTATGCTACCAGCGAAACTTCCCCTTCACACCGAGGGTCCGCATCAACGTTCTTTGTAAGACGCTGATAGAAATGGTGAGATAAAACCTCACCCACACAATACCTATCCTGTGTAATTATAATGTTAAATGTTAATATGCATTGATTATCCATCTTATTTTGGGCCTCTACTTTCAGGTGGTCCTTACTCAAATTATTGTGGGAGTTGTGCAGCAGGTGATACGTTTTAACTTCTAGGTTTGGTATTCAATTATCCTTCTGTTTGCAAGTCTATCCTTCTATCTAGAATTAATTTTGAAATAGCTTTATCTTTGTTACCCATTGTAATTCTATTCCATGCGTACCTTTTGTTTTCCTATCAGTGGATTGAACCCATCTTCCAGAGATCAGAAAACTCCTTCTCTGTGAGTGAAAGCAATATCCCCTTTTCATCAAAAATGTAATGATATAATGATCTCACATTATTTCCTCTGACTTTTCCTTTCCTCTAGAATATGGACATCACTACCAGGGTGGAGCACTTGATGGAGCTTGTGGTAAGCATGTTTGTGTTTTAGGGTAGTGGAGCATTATTAGTATGTTTTGGTGGTATCAAACAATAGCCGTGTCAATAAAGAGGTGCAATTTCCTTTACAGGCTCCCAACCACTTCTTGTGGCTGATGTTCTCTTTCCTGTTTTCTCACTCCTACCTGAACTTCTGTGCTGAACTGTTGTGCTTTGGAGACCGCCATTTCTATGGGGATTGGTGGTCTGTTATATCCTAATCCTTCATTTTGGATGATCCacttgtatgtgtttatgtgtaacATATGTTTAATAGATTCATATTTTCATCTGCAGGAATGCTAAAACACtcaaatgtttttgggggaatTGGAATATTCCTCTTCATAAGTGGCGCTACAGGTAGTAGTGACCCTTGACACCTAAGTAGACTTTTCCCATTCTCTCTCAGAAGAGGTATGGACTG
This window encodes:
- the LOC110494222 gene encoding diacylglycerol O-acyltransferase 1, which produces MSAAEPEACALSSSSLDVKEKCQYYGNSSSDPPTEPHPDMDMFCCHSVQDSLLSSDSRFTNYRGILNWIIILLILTHAHLFLDNFIQHGFLIDLRKVLEHLMEDHYNWPSVNLILAANMFAIAALLLERCLDKGTLSPSAGHCLHLGNLGLLTLFPAVIILYDTSISTGGAYFSLWTYTVLGLKLYSYQETNSWYRQGSVPSPGTDKCVLHETKKHIEHLPIKDLYYFLLAPTLCYQRNFPFTPRVRINVLCKTLIEMVVLTQIIVGVVQQWIEPIFQRSENSFSNMDITTRVEHLMELVAPNHFLWLMFSFLFSHSYLNFCAELLCFGDRHFYGDWWNAKTLKCFWGNWNIPLHKWRYRHLYTPLLKKRVSQKQADLLVFLMSAALCEYVIALPLHSCRLWIFFMMIFELLVDVYLGDYFKGNYGNGLVWLCFLLGPPLAMMTYFHDHYMSHHGQHPPGLSVAECLS